The genomic DNA gatgctggtgactggcaCAGCACATGAACATAGTCTACTGGCAGGAAGAAGGGTGCTGGTGACTGGAAAAACATATGAACATACACTACTGGCaggaagaaggatgctggtgactggcacagcacatgaacatacactactggcaggaagaaggatgctggtgactggcacagcacatgaacatacactactggcAGGAAGAAGGGTGCTGGTGACTGGAAAAACATATGAACATACACTACTGGCaggaagaaggatgctggtgactggcacagcacatgaacatacactactggcgggaagaaggatgctggtgactggtacaacacatgaccATACACTACTGGTAGGAAGAAAGGTGCTGGTGACTggcacaacacatgaacatacactactggtAGGAAGAAGGGTGCTGGTGACTggcacaacacatgaacatacattaCTGGCaggaagaaggatgctggtgactggcaCAACACATGACCATACACTACTGGCAGGAAGAAGGGTGCTGGTGACTggaacaacacatgaacatacactactggcaggaagaaggatgctggtgactggtacaacacatgaacatacactactggcagggagaaggatgctggtgactggtacaacacatgaacatacactactggtAGGAAGAAgggtgctggtgactggtacaacaaatGAACATACACTACTGGCAGGAAGAAgggtgctggtgactggtacaacaagtGAACATACACTACTGGCAGGAAGAAgggtgctggtgactggtacaacaaatGAACATACACTACTGGCAGGAAGAGcggtgctggtgactggtacaacaaatgaacatacactactggcaggaagaaggatgctggtgactggtacaacaaatgaacatacactactggtaggaagaaggatgctggtgactggtacaaaaaataaacatacactactggtaggaagaaggatgctggtgactggtacaacaaataaacatacactactggtaggaagaaggatgctggtgactggtacaacaaatGAACATACACTACTGCTAGGAAGAAGGATGCCGGTGACTGGTACAACAAATGAACATACACTACTGCTaggaagaaggatgctggtgactggtaaaCAACCACTGGTAAGAAGAAGGGTgccggtgactggtacaacacgtgAACATACACCACTGGTAGGAAGAAGGATGCCGGTGACTAGTACAACACGTGAACATACACCACTGGTAGGAAGAAGGATgccggtgactggtacaacacgtgAACATACACCACTGGTAGGAAGAAGGATgccggtgactggtacaacacgtgAACATACACCACTGGTAGGAAGAAGGATGCCGGTAACTGGTACAACACGTGAACATACACCACTGGTAGGAAGAAGGATgccggtgactggtacaacacatgaacatacaccacTGGTAGGTAAAAGGATgccggtgactggtacaacacatgaacatacactactggtAGGAAGAAGGATGctagtgactggtacaacacatgaacatacactactggtAGGAAGAAAGATGCTGGTGACTgttacaacacatgaacatacactactgctaggaagaaggatgctggtgactggtacaacaaatGAATATACACTACTGGCTGGAAGAAGGATGCTGGTGAATGGCACagcacatgaacatacactactggcaggaagaaggatgctggtgactggcaCAGCACATGAACATAGTCTACTGGCAGGAAGAAGGGTGCTGGTGACTGGAAAAACATATGAACATGCACTACTGGCaggaagaaggatgctggtgactggcacagcacatgaacatacactactggcaggaagaaggatgctggtgactggcacagcacatgaacatacactactggcAGGAAGAAGGGTGCTGGTGACTGGAAAAACATATGAACATACACTACTGGCaggaagaaggatgctggtgactggcacagcacatgaacatacactactggcaggaagaaggatgctggtgactggcacagcacatgaacatacactactggcaggaagaaggatgctggtgactggcacaacacatgaacatacactactggtAGGAAGAAGGGTGCTGGTGACTGTTACAACACATGACCATACACTACTGGTAGGAAAAAAGGTGCTGGTGACTggcacaacacatgaacatacactactggtAGGAAGAAGGGTGCTGGTGACTGGCACAACACATGAATATACATTACTGGCAGGAAAAAGGATGCTAGTGACTGGCACAACACATGACCATACACTACTGGCAGGAAGAAGGGTGCTGGTGACTggaacaacacatgaacatacactactggcaggaagaaggatgctggtgactggtacaacacatgaacatacactactggcaggaagaaggatgctggtgactggtacaacacatgaacatacactactggtAGGAAGAAgggtgctggtgactggtacaacacatgaacatacactactggcAGGAAGAAGGGTGCTGGTGACTGGTACTACAAGTGAACATACACTACTGGCAGGAAGAAgggtgctggtgactggtacaacaaatGAACATACACTACTGGCAGGAAGAAgggtgctggtgactggtacaacaaatgaacatacactactggcaggaagaaggatgctggtgactggtacaacaaatGAACATACACTACTGGTAGGAAGAAgggtgctggtgactggtacaacaaatGAACATACACTACTGGCAGGAAGAAgggtgctggtgactggtacaacaaatgaacatacactactggcagtaagaaggatgctggtgactggtacaacaaatGAACAAACACTACTGGCAGGAAGAAgggtgctggtgactggtacaacaaatGAACATACACTACTGGCAGGAAGAAgggtgctggtgactggtacaacaaatGAACATACACTACTGGCTGGAAGAAGGGTGCTGGTGACTGGTAAAACAAGTGAACATACACTATTGGCaggaagaaggatgctggtgactggtacaacaagtGAACATACACTACTGGCAGGAAGAGgggtgctggtgactggtacaacaagtGAACATACACTACTGGCAGGAAGAAgggtgctggtgactggtacaacaagtAAACATACACTACTGGCaggaagaaggatgctggtgactggtacaacaaatGAACATACACTACTGGCAGGAAGAAgggtgctggtgactggtacaacaagtGAAAATACACTACTGGCAGGAAGAAGGCTGGTGACTGGTGCGACACGTGAACATACACTACTGGTAGGAGGAAGAGTGCTGGTGACTGGTAcgacacatgaacatacactactggcAGGATGAAGGGTGCTGGTGACTGGTAcgacacatgaacatacactactggcAGGAGGAAGGGTGCTGGTGACTGGTAcgacacatgaacatacactactggcAGGAGGAAGGGTGCTGGTTACTGGTAcgacacatgaacatacactactgcCAGGAGGAAGGGTGCTGGTGACTGGTAcgacacatgaacatacactactggcAGGAGGAAgggtgctggtgactggtacaactaGTGAAAATACACTACTGGCAGGAAGAaggctggtgactggtacaacacatgaacatacactactggcAGGAAGAAgggtgctggtgactggtacaacacatgaacatacaccacTGGCAGGAGGAAgggtgctggtgactggtacaacacatgaacatacaccacTGGCAGGAGGAAGAAGGCTggggactggtacaacacatgaacatacaccacTGGCAGGAAGAAGGAGGCTGGTGACTGGTACAGCACATGAACATACACCACTGGCAGGAGGAAGGGTGCTGGTGACTGGTAcgacacatgaacatacactactggcAGGAGGAAGGGTGCTGGTTACTGGTAcgacacatgaacatacactactgcCAGGAGGAAGGGTGCTGGTGACTGGTAcgacacatgaacatacactactggcAGGAGGAAgggtgctggtgactggtacaactaGTGAAAATACACTACTGGCAGGAAGAaggctggtgactggtacaacacatgaacatacactactggcAGGAAGAAgggtgctggtgactggtacaacacataaacatacaccACTGGCAGGAGGAAGGGTGCTGGTGACTgttacaacacatgaacatacaccacTGGCAGGAGGAAgggtgctggtgactggtacaacacatgaacatacaccacTGGCAGGAGGAAGAaggctggtgactggtacaacacatgaacatacaccacTGGCAGGAAGAAGGAGGCTGGTGACTGGTACAGCACATGAACATACACCACTGGCAGGAGGAAgggtgctggtgactggtacaacacatgaacatacaccacTGGCCGGAGGAAGGGTGCTGGtgtctggtacaacacatgaacatacaccacTGGCAGGAGGAAgggtgctggtgactggtacatCACATGAACATACACCACTGGCAGGAGGAAGGAGGCtcgtgactggtacaacacatgaacatacaccacTGGCAGAAGGAAGGGTGCTGGTGACTGGTGACtgatacaacacatgaacatacaccacTGTCAGGAGGAAgggtgctggtgactggtacaacacatgaacacacACCACTGGCAGGAGGAAgggtgctggtgactggtacaacacatgaacatacaccacTGGCAGAAGGAAGGaggctggtgactggtacaacacatgaacatacactactggcAGGAGGAAGGGTGCTGGTGACTGGtgcaacacatgaacatacaccacTGGCAGGAGGAAGGaggctggtgactggtacaacacatgaacatacaccacTGGCAGGAAGAAGGaggctggtgactggtacaacacatgaacatacaccacTGGCAGGAGGAAGGGTGCTGGTgcctggtacaacacatgaacatacaccacTGGCAGGAGGAAGGAGGCTGgtaactggtacaacacatgaacatacaccacTGGCAGGAGGATGGGTGCTGGTgattggtgactggtacaacacatgaacatacaccacTGGCATGAGGAAgggtgctggtgactggtacaacacatgaacatacaccacTGGCAGGAAGTAGGaggctggtgactggtacaacacatgaacatacaccacTGGCAGGAGGAAgggtgctggtgactggtacaacacatgaacatacaccacTGGCAggaggaaggatgctggtgactggtacaacacatgaacatacaccacTGGCAGGAAGAAGGAGGCTGGTGACTGGTTCTAAGGAATTTCAGGTGTACCACctgtttgtcacacgatcgtacatagtaacatttctcttttttgtatatattatcctttgtatcttcgctctcccctcgcactgacagtaacttgtattaacctgtctgcctatttctcattgttaactgttaacagaaccacttgctggttggacaagaaatagcatgttgtattttgtgaccttcttgccggtacctagtgtgtatatatacaaaaaaaatagagaaatgtctttactatgtacgattgtgtgacgagccgaaagaaggttgtgactcaaaggcgagatgaaagcaactgagtcacaaccaaGTCTTGGCTTGTCACACAGGCaagcagccgatcgggactacactCTACCACAAAGCCAATGGAAAGCCCTTCAAAAGAAGGCAtgcgtgcttacccccatacaaaatgGGTAAAAATACGTTAATAGAGTAAGATTTTGAGCCCTACCCAAATACCAAAACCAACGACCCAACTGGATTACTTTTTTCTACTTTCAATGTCAGAAACAATTTCGGAAGAGTATAATAGAATAGGCTTTGCCTCACCTGTCCTCAGCATTAGCTTAATTGAAAGAAATTTATCCTCAGATGTTTATAGAAACTTAGAAATACATAGTTCCGAAAACAAACAAAATGATTCGAAAAGGATTCTaatgaaaataaattcataattcttaataaaaagaaaaacatatatcgATATAAAATGTCTaaacgtaaaaaaatatatatgggaaAATATCTAATAACCCAAAATAAATTTCTCACATATGAAATATATGAGGAAATCTCTCCGAATGATAAATGTTTCCTCGCCACGTCTTTAACCAaagatatattgtgtgtgtgttgggaCAGAGAATGAGTCATGATTCGTGTCTGGAATCAGTAAAGATACCAGATTAGGTGTCAGCATTATGGAAGCGTTAAAGAAAGCTGAAAGGAAGAAGACTAAGAAAATTaggaaagttttatttttaattttattttcaaatttacatcaaaaattctaaaatattattatgTATAGATGAAATGGAGTGCGAAGGACTACTGTATATCCAAACATACACTGATTCGTATATACAGCggtatacacacaaagacacagtGTATACATCTATAATTGGCTGTTTATGACCATGACTACTCATTCATTACCTTACAATACTTTTCCCAATATTTTAATGACCTCATAAAACAAAACTTGTTACCCAAGACTTCTAAAATACCCCCCAATAACTCATATATGAGAGGGTATATATTATTAAGAAGGAAACGGAAcgattaaagataaaatatataactaaataaatagaaaaaaacaaacattCATAAAAACAGACATTCGAGTGTTCAAAGACATGAATTAACTGAAGGAATCTTTTGTTTACAAGAAGCGAGATTTGCTTGGCAAACATCGCCTTTTGAATAATCAATTGTCCTGGGAGATGCATCTGGGCTTGGCCTATGCAAAGAGCTTAGAACCATTTGGGATATGGATAATAAAAAGGTCTGCTTGTCTAGGGggaaattattttctattctatGCATGTATAAAATATTCGTTAACGTTTATTTAGATTGTCTAGGGAgattttttcatgtaaatataaaAGATTGTTTCCTTTTATTCATTAATGATATCAGATTACCTTTTATTCTTAAGCTTTGTTTTGTGAGGAAAGGTTAGATCAGCTGGAAGTGGTCAGAACGCAGATCAACTTTACCTGAGTATAAGAATGTAAGATGTTTCTTTTTTTGGCCGAGTATCATAAGTTCATAATATTCTTTATAATACCAATTGCAATATAATTTTGCAATAATATTTGTTGTTTAAACAGGCCATGTAAATTCCTCTGGGCCAAAATGTCAGTAAAATTATGTTCTTATCGAATTGATATGTCAATATATTGCATGTTTCCTTTCGTGTATTATGTGATGAAAATATGTGTATTTCAAATTTGTTCGTTtagattatttaataatttgttttctAGAGCTCCTTACTATGTATTTCATATACCATTTTATATTCGAATtctctattatataaatatatatatatatatatatatacatatatatatatatatacagtatatatatatatatatatatacatatatatatatatatatataattatatatatatatatatatatatatgtatatatatatatgtatatatatgtatatatatatatatatataaatatacatatatatatatatatatatgtatatatatatatatatatatacatatatatatatatacatatatatatatatatatataaataaatatatatatatatataaatatatatatatatatacatatatatatatatatgtatgtatatttatatatatatatatatatata from Palaemon carinicauda isolate YSFRI2023 chromosome 34, ASM3689809v2, whole genome shotgun sequence includes the following:
- the LOC137626907 gene encoding uncharacterized protein, whose amino-acid sequence is MIRRHPLPNIKSEVILHRIIVYAAIRTLSVLPMPVTGVVPAGLTLMLLLLLMVMLVYIRISFGMERSVRGRMGVWKSSQYPAADEMQQDPFDVISFTLTISFGDKSDGNMEDRIRHSKGLVVHLKFLRTSHQPPSSCQWCMFMCCTSHQHPSSCQWCMFMCCTSHQHPSSCQWCMFMCCTSHQPPTSCQWCMFMCCTSHQHPSSCQWCMFMCCTSHQSPAPILLPVVYVHVLYQLPASFLLPVVYVHVLYQAPAPFLLPVVYVHVLYQSPASFFLPVVYVHVLYQSPASFLLPVVYVHVLHQSPAPFLLPVVYVHVLYQSPASFLLPVVYVHVLYQSPAPFLLPVVCVHVLYQSPAPFLLTVVYVHVLYQSPVTSTLPSASGVCSCVVPVTSLLPPASGVCSCDVPVTSTLPPASGVCSCVVPDTSTLPPASGVCSCVVPVTSTLPPASGVCSCAVPVTSLLLPASGVCSCVVPVTSLLPPASGVCSCVVPVTSTLPPASGVCSCVVTVTSTLPPASGVCLCVVPVTSTLLPASSVCSCVVPVTSLLPASSVFSLVVPVTSTLPPASSVCSCVVPVTSTLPPGSSVCSCVVPVTSTLPPASSVCSCVVPVTSTLPPASGVCSCAVPVTSLLLPASGVCSCVVPVPSLLPPASGVCSCVVPVTSTLPPASGVCSCVVPVTSTLLPASSVCSCVVPVTSLLPASSVFSLVVPVTSTLPPASSVCSCVVPVTSTLPPGSSVCSCVVPVTSTLPPASSVCSCVVPVTSTLPPASSVCSCVVPVTSTLHPASSVCSCVVPVTSTLPPTSSVCSRVAPVTSLLPASSVFSLVVPVTSTLLPASSVCSFVVPVTSILLPASSVCLLVVPVTSTLLPASSVCSLVVPVTSTPLPASSVCSLVVPVTSILLPANSVCSLVLPVTSTLLPASSVCSFVVPVTSTLLPASSVCSFVVPVTSTLLPASSVCSFVVPVTSILLTASSVCSFVVPVTSTLLPASSVCSFVVPVTSTLLPTSSVCSFVVPVTSILLPASSVCSFVVPVTSTLLPASSVCSFVVPVTSTLLPASSVCSLVVPVTSTLLPASSVCSCVVPVTSTLLPTSSVCSCVVPVTSILLPASSVCSCVVPVTSILLPASSVCSCVVPVTSTLLPASSVWSCVVPVTSILFPASNVYSCVVPVTSTLLPTSSVCSCVVPVTSTFFPTSSVWSCVVTVTSTLLPTSSVCSCVVPVTSILLPAITSTLLPASSVCSCAVPVTSILLPASSVCSCAVPVTSILLPASSACSYVFPVTSTLLPASRLCSCAVPVTSILLPASSVCSCAVPFTSILLPASSVYSFVVPVTSILLPSSSVCSCVVTVTSIFLPTSSVCSCVVPVTSILLPTSSVCSCVVPVTGILLPTSGVCSCVVPVTGILLPTSGVCSRVVPVTGILLPTSGVCSRVVPVTGILLPTSGVCSRVVPVTGILLPTSGVCSRVVLVTGILLPTSGVCSRVVPVTGTLLLTSGCLPVTSILLPSSSVCSFVVPVTGILLPSSSVCSFVVPVTSILLPTITSILLPASSVCSFVVPVTSTALPASSVCSFVVPVTSTLLPASSVCSLVVPVTSTLLPASSVCSFVVPVTSTLLPTSSVCSCVVPVTSILLPASSVCSCVVPVTSILLPASSVCSCVVPVTSTLLPASSVWSCVVPVTSILLPASNVCSCVVPVTSTLLPTSSVCSCVVPVTSTFLPTSSVWSCVVPVTSILLPASSVCSCAVPVTSILLPASSVCSYVFPVTSTLLPASSVCSCAVPVTSILLPASSVCSCAVPVTSILLPASSVCSYVFPVTSTLLPASRLCSCAVPVTSILLPASSVCSCAVPFTSILLPASSVYSFVVPVTSILLPSSSVCSCVVTVTSIFLPTSSVCSCVVPVTSILLHTSSVCSCVVPVTGILFPTSGVCSCVVPVTGILLPTSGVCSRVVPVTGILLHTSGVCSRVVPVTGILLPTSGVCSRVVPVTGILLPTSGVCSRVVPVTGILLPTSGVCSRVVPVTGILLPTSGVCSRVVPVTGTLLLTSGCLPVTSILLPSSNVCSFVVPVTGILLPTSSVCLFVVPVTSILLPTSSVCLFVVPVTSILLPASSVCSLVVPVTSTPLPASSVCSLVVPVTSILLTTSSVCLFVVPVTSILIPCC